In Methanooceanicella nereidis, one DNA window encodes the following:
- a CDS encoding glycosyltransferase, translating into MDISVVIPAYNEEKYIEKCLKSLSRQDFKGNYEIIVSDGSSTDKTVKIARRYADQVIIDAKSTIAYGRQTGSLAAKYSILAYTDADTHIPSDWLSNIAASMSDEKVVGVHGKLLPLDGNRIEEDFCKYIIPPYSKFMVHINKPSVPGSNFAVRKWAFDRVGGFNTKLVTGEDVDICARIKKLGKFVYNPDALVYVSTRRVREWGYLKMISHYTSNTILTHTFGKPRTDYDAIR; encoded by the coding sequence ATGGACATTTCGGTTGTAATACCAGCGTACAACGAAGAGAAATATATCGAGAAGTGCCTGAAGTCTCTTTCCAGGCAAGACTTCAAAGGGAATTACGAGATCATCGTATCCGATGGTAGCAGCACTGATAAGACAGTGAAGATAGCCAGGAGATATGCTGACCAGGTGATCATTGATGCCAAGTCTACCATAGCATATGGAAGACAGACAGGCTCCCTTGCGGCAAAATATTCTATACTTGCATACACCGACGCAGACACGCACATACCGTCGGACTGGCTAAGCAACATCGCAGCAAGCATGAGCGATGAGAAGGTAGTTGGCGTGCACGGTAAGCTATTGCCGCTTGACGGAAATCGCATAGAGGAAGACTTTTGCAAATACATCATCCCGCCTTATTCAAAATTTATGGTCCATATCAACAAGCCCTCTGTCCCCGGCTCTAATTTCGCGGTCAGAAAATGGGCTTTCGACAGGGTAGGCGGTTTCAACACAAAGCTGGTCACAGGGGAAGATGTCGATATCTGTGCCAGGATAAAGAAACTCGGTAAGTTCGTATATAATCCGGACGCCCTCGTATATGTCTCGACCAGGCGTGTAAGAGAATGGGGATATTTAAAGATGATTTCGCATTACACGAGCAACACTATCCTCACCCACACGTTCGGCAAGCCCCGTACAGACTATGATGCGATCCGTTGA
- a CDS encoding UPF0280 family protein yields MRKTAKYQIKETIVTVIAAEKYHDVCMASIRRSRAELEQYILKDPYFKVTFDPYHCDAGAPEVVKRMADASRIAGVGPMAAVAGTIAWIAVEDMVKAGASFALVDNGGDIAVINDEPVLAGIYAGESPIKGLALEIPGRDTILGICTSAGTVGPSISLGNSDAAMVISENVSLADASATALGNRIVDSTSLESAFDFLKGMPEIQGALGIIGDKMATYGRLPKIVRARVDYEKITRGD; encoded by the coding sequence ATGCGAAAGACCGCGAAGTACCAAATAAAAGAGACTATCGTCACAGTTATTGCCGCGGAAAAGTACCATGATGTCTGCATGGCTTCCATCCGCCGTTCAAGGGCCGAACTTGAGCAGTATATACTGAAAGACCCCTATTTTAAGGTAACTTTCGACCCCTATCATTGCGATGCCGGAGCACCGGAAGTCGTGAAGCGAATGGCGGACGCATCGCGGATCGCTGGCGTAGGGCCCATGGCCGCCGTGGCCGGCACCATAGCCTGGATAGCCGTAGAGGATATGGTAAAGGCCGGAGCTTCGTTCGCGCTGGTTGATAACGGGGGCGACATTGCCGTGATAAACGACGAGCCAGTACTGGCAGGCATATATGCCGGAGAATCGCCGATAAAAGGGCTTGCCCTGGAGATACCCGGAAGGGACACAATACTGGGAATATGCACGTCCGCCGGGACCGTAGGCCCCTCTATCAGCCTGGGGAACTCGGACGCGGCCATGGTCATATCGGAAAACGTGTCACTGGCCGACGCATCCGCCACCGCTCTCGGGAACAGGATCGTTGACAGTACCTCTCTTGAATCCGCTTTTGACTTTTTAAAAGGAATGCCCGAAATACAGGGGGCACTCGGGATCATCGGCGATAAGATGGCAACGTACGGGCGGCTTCCAAAGATAGTCCGCGCCAGGGTAGACTATGAAAAAATAACCAGAGGAGATTAA
- a CDS encoding 4Fe-4S binding protein, translating into MKLLLRFNSEIIRKPIIAETVLETGVMLEIERAKVESSMGELVVNVPEENCRMVVEHLRKKMVDVTRLDVPITRDEVNCVHCGACVSVCPVGAISYEYDWRVKFDESECVQCGTCVNTCPVGVIKLPEN; encoded by the coding sequence ATGAAGCTGCTGTTAAGGTTCAACTCAGAGATCATAAGGAAGCCGATCATAGCCGAGACCGTCCTGGAGACAGGTGTCATGCTCGAGATCGAGCGTGCCAAGGTAGAAAGCTCCATGGGCGAACTGGTCGTGAACGTCCCCGAAGAGAACTGCAGGATGGTCGTAGAGCACCTCAGGAAAAAGATGGTGGACGTCACAAGGCTTGACGTGCCTATAACAAGGGACGAAGTGAACTGCGTGCACTGCGGAGCATGTGTTTCGGTGTGCCCTGTTGGCGCGATATCCTATGAATATGACTGGCGCGTAAAGTTTGACGAGTCCGAATGCGTTCAGTGCGGGACATGTGTCAATACATGCCCTGTGGGTGTCATCAAGCTCCCGGAAAACTGA